GGACAACCTTCGCCCGTGAAGCCAGAAAACGTTACGAAAACTCAGAGGTGACACTTAAATCTGCCTTTTTGGCAAATTCAGGTTCGGAACTATTTTTGCGGTATCTTTTGTTACATCAAAAAAAATAAAATTACACGATGAACGGAATTTATTTAATATCGATAATTATCATGGGCGTTAGCTGGTTGGTGGGATTTTACCATACGGCGCAGATTCAAACAATACTCACGGGCTGCCGATCAATCTGACCGGCAAGGAGTGGCTGAAAAATGCTGCGCGATAACGGAATATTTGACGTAAAAGTGGTTTCCGTTCCCGGCGCACATTGACAGACCATTACAATCCGCTGGACAAAACGGTCAGCCTGAGCGACTGGGTATATGCCCAATCCAGCGTGTGGCAGCAGCCCCGGTTGCGGCACGCTGAATGCAGACACGCCGTACAGCACGCAACGGCATACAGCTGGCTGACCATGCGTCCTGAGTTGGTACCTGTCGTTCGGGTTTCTTCCCAATGGGCTGAATGGGTGATCTTAGGCGGATTCGCCGTATTGATGTTCACCAAGGCTGCGTTCCGTGGGTGTTGCTGTAGGTATTATCTTATCGCATTGACCACGACTGTTTAAACTTCATCACCTTACCGGTAGAATTCGATGCTTCCTCGCGTGCCTTAAAATGGTAGCTGGACTCCACCATGGTTTTACAGGGTGACGAATACGACAAAGTAAAACGGCTTAAAATGGGCAGCTTCCACACCTATGTGGTAGCCGCATTAAACTCCCTAGTTACGCTATTATATTATATCTCCATTTTGCAGGTGTGCGAAGAAGAGACTGATAAATCCATATTTTGATAAAAGGGCAGGGTGGGCTAAATAGCCCACCCTCACTTCATAAAAAAAAGTTGTCCATCAGCTCATTTCAAGGAGTTGTGTTAAATCAATATAAAATATTGAGGGTAGGGTGAAGTAAATTCAACTACTAAAACTACCTTTGCAGTCCCGTTTTAAGGACTTATTCAAAAACAGAAAATTTCAATAAAGTGAATACATTATCTTACAGAACCAAAACAGTTACGCCGAGAGAAACCGTGCGTAAATGGTACATTGTAGATGCTGAAAACCAAACACTTGGACGTATCAGCTCTGAAATTGCCAAAATCTTACAAGGCAAAAACAAACCTTCTTACACTCCGAACATCGATACCGGTGATCATGTGATTATCATCAATGCAGAGAAAGTACACCTATCAGGTAAAAATTAACTGATAAAGTGTACATCCGTCATACAAGCTATCAGGGCGGACAGCGTTTCATGACTTACCTAAGAAGCTTTCGTTAAAAAACCGGAATTCGTTCTGAAAACGCAATAAGCCCATGTTCCCGCGCACCCACGTCTAGGAAGAGCAATGTTCAAAAATTACACGTGTTTGCAGGTACGGATCATCCGCATACCGCACAAAACCCGGAAGTTTTAAAATTCAAATAAAATATAAAATAGCAAAAGCAATCAACGGATTAGGACGTCGTAAAACTGCAGTTGACCGTGTTTATTTAAAAAGCGGCAAGAAGCGCTTTATCATTAATGGCAAAGAAATAAAAGGAATATATCGCGTTAAAACAGCTGGTAGACGGGGCATTGAAGCCTTTGAACATCCTGGATCTGCTTCCAAATTTGATATTACCGTCAATGTAAAGGCGGCGGAATCAAAGGACGGGCGGAAGCCATCTCTTTAGGTATTGCACGTGCTTTGGTGAAAACGACCAAACAGTGAAACCTGCCTGAAAGCAGAAAACCTGATGACTCGTGACTCAGAATGGTGGACCGCAAGAAATTCGGTAAGAAAAAGCTCGTAGAGCTTCCAATTCAGTAAACGTTAATTTTCAAAAATTTATAAGAAATTATATGGCAATGTCTAAATTATCTCAGCAGGAAATGTTGGATGCAGGTTAAACTTCGGACCGTCCCAAAGAAAAATGGAATCACAAAATGTTACCGTACATCTTTATGGAACGTAAAGTATCCACATCATCGACTTAAACAAGACACAGGAGAAACTGGAAGAAGCTGCAGCCGCACTAGGCTCCATCGCCAAATCCGGCAGAAAAATGTATTTGTCGCTACCAAAAAACAGGCGAAAGAAATTGTACAGGAAGCTGCCAAACAGGTAAACATGCCTTTCGTTACAGAGCGCTGGTTAGGTGGTATGCTGACAAATTTTGTCACTATCCGCAAATCCATTAAGAAAAAACAAAACATCGAAAAGATGTTAGGCGATAGCGCATTGAACAACATCACCAAGAAAGAAAGACTGATGCTGGGCCGTCAGCGGCAAAAGCTGGACAAGGTATTAGGCGGTATCGAAAACCTGCCTCGTATCCCGGCTGCGCTGTTCTTAGTGGATATCACGCACGAACACATCGCTGGCGGAAGCTAAAAACTTAGGTATCAAAACCATCGGTGTGGTGGATACCAACAGCGACCCTACGAAAGTAGATTTCGCTATCCCTGCAAACGACGATGCGACCAAATCCATCCAGTTAATTACGAACTACCTGGTAGAAGCAATCAAAGAAGGTTTGGCAGAGCGCAAAAAAGACAAGGAAGAAGCGGAAACGAAAGCGGAAGCGGACGCTAATGCATCTGTAGAAACCGAAGCAGCTGGAATAGTTTATCGGACTAAAAGGGATAAATTAGAAGTAAAGGAGTTTAATTGAAATAACATTCATTCATTCTCGCATTCATTCATTCTCAAATTAAATTAAACATGTCAACTGTAACTATCACAGCAGCAGAAGTAAATAAATTAAGACAAGAAACCGGTGCCGGTATCATGGATTGCAAAAAAGCATTGACAGAAACCAACGGTGATTTTGAAGCAGCAATCGATTATTTAAGAAAAAGGCGCCAAGATAGCCGCCAACCGTGCCGACAGGGAAGCCAATGAAGGTGTTGTTGTCGCCTTAACCAGTGAGGACGGAAAATTCGGCTGTGCCGTAAACTTAAGTTCTGAAACGGATTTCGTGGCAAAAAATGAAGACTTCATCAATTTAGCGAAAGCGATTGCAAACGTAGCATTAACCAACAGAATTAAAACGCTGGAAGATTTACAGAACGCTCAGTTGGACGGTGTTTCCATCCAGGATAAATTGCTGGATACCTTAGCGAAAATCGGCGAAAGATCGAATTGAAAAATACGAAGTGGTGGAAGGCGAAGGAGTCGTATCCTACCTCCACATGGGATACAGAATGGGCGTATTGGTTCAGCTGAACAAAGCGCTGAATGCCGATATCACTACAGCTGGTAAAGACGTGGCGATGCAAATCGCGGCGATGAACCCGGTAGCGGTGGATGCGAGCGGCGTATCGGAGGAGCTGAAAGAAAGAGAAAAGCGATTGCACGCGAAAAAGCGATTGCAGCAGGCAAACCGGAAAACATCCTGGATAAAATAGCGGAAGGCGCGGTGAACACCATGCTGAAAGAAAATACCTTAATTGCGCAGGCATTTGTAAAAGACAGCAGCAAGACGGTCGATCAGTATCTGAAATCTGTGGACAAAGATTTGACCGGTATTATCGTTCAAGCGAGTAACACTTTCGTAAATAGTAAAGAGGGAATTTTATTCTCTCTTTTTTTTATAAATTTAATGTTGTATAGTATCTATGAGTAAAAAGTTTGCTGTTCTGTCATTTGTTTCTTTACTGCTTTTTTCCTGCAAGAAAAGTACAACGGCAAACTGTAACCTGACTTCATTTCCTTCTAAAGCAGGAAATTCCTGGACATACGTACAAACAATCCTTTCAGACTACAATACCATTCGTGATACGACCACCTATGATACCATTCATCTGTCGGTTGTAAAAGATACCATCTATGATGGAAAAACTATGCAAAAATAGAGTGTTATTCTAATAAGAATCCATACAGATCTTTTGCTTTGTGTATCAATGAGAATTCTTCCTTTGTACAATATATAAGTGAACCGGGGTTATCTCTCAGTTATTACGTGTTAGAAAAACCAGCTTCCTATGAGGACGGAATACTGGAATTGGGGAAAATAGCAGAACCTGACTCAACAATATCCGTCATTTTGAGCTTTAATACCGACAACTGGATTTACAGGGAAAATGATCTGGTTAAAATAGAGAAAAAGAATTTGGGTGAAGCAACAATCACAACGCCCAAAGGCACCTTTCAATGCTGTAAATATCAATTAAACTATTTAAGGAAGTTCTTCCCGCAATCTATTGAAACTACCGAATTTTTCTCACAAAAAGGATTAGTTAGAAAAATCAACAATAGCTTTAATGTAGATTTCACAGATGGCTCCGGCAATCTGATTGATACAGGGAATCGTTATGAAAGCATTGAATTAACAGATTACACCTTATTATAAAACACCTGCCATGAACAAACCTATCAAACGAGTACTACTCAAACTTAGCGGCGAGGCCCTGATGGGCGACCAGCAATACGGCATCAAAGCGGACACACTCGGCCTCTTCGCCGACGAAATCGTAGAAGTGATCAAGGCCGGCTATCAGGTGGGCGTGGTGATTGGCGGCGGCAACATTTTCCGCGGCCTGCAGGCCGGCAATATCGGTATAGAACGCTCACAGGGAGACTACATGGGCATGCTGGCCACCATCATCAATGGTATGGCGCTGCAGGGAGCCATTGAGTCACGCGGCATCTACACCCGCTTGTTATCTGCTTTAAACATCTCACAAGTCTGCGAACCGTATATCCGAAGAAGGGCCGTTCGCCACCTGGAGAAAGGCAGATGCATCATCATGGCAGCCGGGACGGGCAACCCGTATTTTACCACCGACACGGCTGCGGCATTGCGTGCCAACGAGATTGAAGCGGATGTCATTCTAAAGGGCACCAGCGTGGACGGCATCTATTCGGCTGATCCGAAGAAAGACCCGAATGCCACGAAATACGAAACCATCTCATTTGATGATGTGCTGATTAAGAACCTGCGCGTCATGGACCAGACTGCTTTTGCACTATGCAAGGAAAACCACATGCCGATCATCGTTTTCAATATCAAGGAAAGGGGCAATATCCTGCGCATCCTGCAAGGTGAAAAGATTGGGACGTTGGTGAGTTAAGAGATTTGGGATTTGAGGTTTAGGATTTTTTTGAGTACCTGTGTCCTTTCGACGAGGAAGGAGGAGAAAACTTGATTTAATAGTGAGTAATTAGCATTAAGTAGTGAGATTTTAAGTATCTACTCAATTCTCTTTTTCTTTATTTTATGATTTGAAACTTTTTGTTTCGGTCATCCTGTCGCTGTTTATTTGTAGCAAATACATCCCAGCCGGGATATTTGAGATATTGACAGCTGTTTCTGCCGGGTTTAATTTTCCGGATGCTATATTCTTTCCGGTAAGGTCATATATCACATAAAACGCATTCTCCGTCGCTTGTTGTCCGTTGAATCGTATCGTAATAGCCGAATTTGCTGGATTGGGGTAAATCGTAATATCCTGCGCTGATGACAAGGGCTTGTTAACCGTATTATTCAGGATATCCTGATATTTGTAAATGACAATATCACCCATAGAGGAATCTGTACATTGATTATTTCGCTCAGTCAGTATAAATAATTCGTCAGACGCATTATTAAAAAACACGATATCCTTTAAGTATTGTGTCCCGGGATTATAATCGTTAGAGGTGAACCCTGATGGCAACTTTATACGTTCCACCTTTCCATCAGCTAAAGACAAGATAAAATAGAAAGGGGTGGTATTATAGCTGTTATTGTTGGTGGTATCAATATAATCAGCTTTAAACACGATTTTATCACCGTAATTTAATTTCATTGGGCATAGCCATCTCTTTACTGAAATAAACAATACTATCCAAAATGATGGTATCCAGGCAATACGGATGACCATACAAGCGTTCCCGGACGCATTCATTTTCAAATACATTCCTATACGCAGGAATAGTAAGCCCATCTCCATTCAAATTGTATTCCTGCAATAATACCCCATCTTCTAATTCAATTGCCAAAACCGCTTCTATATTTTCAATGGCATGAGACCACTCCATCTCCCCCGTACTCTCTTTCATTTTATATAAATATTTAGCACTGTAAAATGTATCTATATCTGTGATATATTCAGTCATCAGAAAATAAGTTGATTTTGGTCTGTCTGGGGATAATTACTCAAATTAAAATCCCAGGGGTAAAGATTAACCGTATTCATTACCGGACTAATCTGCATGCTGACATACTGGGCATCCGGATGGTTTATAAAAGTTTGTACGGAATAGGTCAGGTCATCTTTATTAATTGTGTACAATACGATGGCATACCGAAACGTGGTATCGCTTGAATTGATATTGATTACGCCACCCAGTACTAAATTCCCATTCTCCAATACTGTCAGCAAATCAAGTATATCGGGATTTTGATTCGCCATATTCAAAGAAGTTGAACGCACAATAGCGGCTTCTTCAGACAACATTGAAAAGTTGACTCCGGTAGCGGATGTTTCTAATAGGTAGAAGTGCTCATTAGTCTTGAAAATTTTATAGTTATACCCCGGATAACTTCGTTTGATTACTGATTTCGAATTGATATTAATCCGGTAAAAATTCTTAAAGTCCCATCCCTCATACTCAAAAGCATAGGGATGTGTTTTAGAATATATTACTGCCATCTGGTAAATGCTGTCATTTAATTTGTTTACAAAACAATGTCCAATATCGACTGATGTATCCTTTGGAAAATAAGTCAGCGTATCTATCGGGAACGGTTCAACCATCTCTGCTCCGTTATCACTCCTCAATATGCCAAATGCCAGAATGTTGTTTCTAAGCGAATCATTAATGACTCCATACGGGGATTCCAACTGTATGGATTCAAAAAAATTGTAATGCAGAATAATCTCATCATCAAGTACGCTGTATAAATTATCGGTAAGAGGATATCCAAAAACTGTGAAATGAATAAGACCAAACCATGAAGGAAAATATTCAGTATGTAAGGCTTTTTCTGTATGTGCGAGACGTTTACCCCACAAGGTATCTCCGTCGGCATCCAGTTTTACCAGCCAGTTTGTACCGAAGTAATACGATAAAGAATCCACATTATCCCTTTCAAAGTAAGCCGATTTCGAGTTTGAACGGATGTCCATCAAATATTCTCTGGTAGGCAAAACATCAAATGAACGCAATATTTCCGACCTGCCGCCATCCATACAATGCACTAATGACAGTTGTTGCGCGTGTATCCTACTAATGTTCGGAAAAAATAACAACCACAGCGTTATTGCTTTTAAGAACTGATTCATCGTTATCAAATTTATACAATTTCATTGTATGATACAAATACTAAAGAAATTATAAAACAGCGCTGCATATTTTGACAACTGTCATCTGCTAACTGTCCACTATTTATTTTATCTTTGCCAGCATAAATTGCACAACGATGGAAGAAGAAGTACAAATGATACTCGACGAAACGAAGGACTCGATGCATAAAGGCCTGAAGCACCTGGAAGACGAACTGCGCAAGGTACGGGCCGGCAAAGCCAGTCCTGATATGCTGCAGGGAATCATGGTGGAATACTACGGCATGCCCACTCCCATCAACCAGGTGGCTGGCATCAAATTACTGGATGCGAGGACATTGCTGGTACAGCCCTTTGAACGAAAGATTATCGGCGATGTGGAACGCGCCATCTTCCAAAGCAATATCGGCATTACCCCGCAAAACGACGGAGAGAATATCCGATTGTCCGTACCACCAATGACGGAAGAACGCCGCCGCGACCTGGTAAAACAAGCCAAACACCACGGTGAGCAGACCAAAATCGTTATACGCAACGCCCGCAAAGACGGCAATGAAATGATTAAAGGATTGGTGAAAGACGGATTAAGCGAGGACATTGGCAAAGATGCGGAAGAGACCATTCAGACGTTAACCAACGACCATATTGCCAAAGTGGACAAGATGCTGCAGCTGAAAGAAGAAGAGATTATGACGATATAGATTTTCTGTTATTGACAAACAGACTTCCACTAAAATTTAAAATCCTAAAGTTCAAATTCGTCTTCTGCAAACATAGGATACGTGGACAATTATACCTTTTCGCCTTCCTTCGTCACCAGTTTGTATTCTGCCAGATGCAGAGAGGAATCCTGGATTAACCGAACCCATTTCTTGATCTTCGAATACCAGTTCATCCGGAACGAGAAGGTATCCTTTTTCATATAGGCATAGATAAACGGATGCACATAAAGCAGAAAATTTTTAGCATCGTGCGTTTTCAGGTGCATCAGTTCCGTTTCGATATTATCGATAATCTGCAGCGGCTGGTCCACTTTATATTTGCTGTTGCCGTGCAGCAACGGCTCCCAGGTATCAATACTGACTTGTTCTTTCATCCGTTGGCGGGTGATTTCCATCAGCCCGAATTTACTCACCGGCAGTATGACATGTTTCGCCTTGTCGGGTTTCATCGCTTCCAGCATCGCCTCGTACAGCTTATGCTTATATTCCGACGACTTCATATCAATAAAGTCTATCACGATGATACCGCCGATATCACGCAGGCGGAGCTGACGCGAAATTTCCTGTGCCGCCTCCACATTGATGTTAAAGGCATGCGTATCCTGTTCCACATCTCTTTTCACCTTAGGCCCGCTGTTCACGTCAATGACGTGCAGCGCTTCCGTATGCTCCAGGATGACATAAGCGCCGCTTTTTAAGGTGACGGTTTTTCCGAAAGCCGTTTTTATCTGGCGGCTGATGTCAAACGTTTCGAACAAAGGCGTTTTGTCGTCGTATCTATTCAGGATGGAAGATTGTTCCGGCGCATGTTCTTTGATATAGGCCTTTAAATCGCCATGTAAGGTAGGATTATCGGTAATGATTTTAGAAAAGCTGTCGTTCATCAAATCACGTACGATGGAGAATGTCTTGTTCATCTCCTTCAGCAGCAGCTTTGGCGGATTCTGGTAGCGCGCATTTTCCGTCATGATTCTCCACTTGTTCATCAGGTTCTGCACATCGTGTTTCAGTTCATCCTTTCCAACACCTTCCGCGTTTGTCCGAACAACGAAGCCGAAATTTTTCGGCTTAATCTGATGCATGATGTCATGCAGTCGGTCTCGTTCTTCCGGCTTATCAATTTTTTTGGAAATGCCGACCGTATTGGTGAACGGCACCAGCACCACGTACCTTCCCGGAATGGATAATTCGCAGGTCAGACGCGGCCCTTTCGTAGAGATGGCCTTTGGAAATCTGGAAAATAAGGATATCGCCTTTCTCCAAAGCATCCACCATCTGCCCGTTCTTCTGAATGGTAGTCTTAAACTCAAAGGTATCCAATAAGTGTGATTGCTCGCCCCTGAACGCATCCGAACTGAACTTCCGGACAGAACGGACATATGGACTTAAATCTGAATAGTGTATGAAAGCATCTTTTTCATGCCCGATATCAATAAAGGCTGCATTTAATCCCGGATTTATTTTCTTTACCCTTCCCAGGTAAATATCTCCTGCTGCAAAACCCTCTTTGTCATAAGCATCCAGATGAAATTCGACTAATTTTTTGTTTTCAAGAAGCGCAATTTCAACACCTTTGGAATTAGCATGTATCACTAATTCTTTTATCATGTGTTTAGTTTATTAGTTGTGAGCCGCAAGTATTCTTTTCTCACGACTTGTGACTTATTTCTTCTTGTGACGGTTCTTTCTCAGTCTTTTCTTTCTTTTGTGCGTCGCGATTTTATGACGCTTTCTTTTTTTTCCGCAAGGCATAGTTAAACTTTTTTACTTTTTAAATTTTTGACGACTTCGTCTATTTCTTTATCAAAATCTTTGTTTCCTACCAACTCTTTGCACATTTCAAACATCCTGATGGCTTCCTCCGTATGTCCTAACTGCGCTTCGGTTATGGCCAGAAAATACATGGCTTCCGTATTTTGCGGCGACAACTTCAGCACTTTCTGCAAACGCTCTTTCGCTTTGTCGTATTGTCCGGACTGAATGGATAACCTGCCTAATGCCAACAAGACCGGAATGTTGTCCGGAAGGCTGTCCGAGAGCCGGCGCAATAGGCCGATTCCTTTCATCGGTTCCTGCGAACCCTGTACATATACATCCGCCAGTTTTATCTTCAATTCAACATCACTACCATCCAGCCTGACTGCCTCCTCGTAAGAACGGAGCGCAAAGGTAATCAAATTATTTGAAATAATTGAGTCTGAACCACTTTTATATATACTTAAAAGTGCATCTCCGGCATTTTCAAACGCCGGTTTTGTCTGGTCTATTTGGGCATATTGATAGATGTAATAAGCGGCTAAAGCAGGATTATGCTGCTCTTTCCAGAATTCGGACAACTGAATACAGGCTTTTTTGCGGGCAGCAGTATCATTTTCAGGTACTTTTAAAGTGGAAACAAGTCCGCCAAGCTTTTCCCTGTTCATTGCTTCCAAAGCATTCTCCCTGCTCTTTTGATACGCTTCAAAAGAAACCGACTGCGCATTCGGTATGGTAACATTCTCTTTCTTAGAGGTAGTTTTCCCTCCGAAATAAAGTGCTGCTGCTAAAATCAGTGCGCCTGCACCTAATGCTATCTGTCCCTTCTGCACTGTAGTAAATTAACTATTCGCTGTCTTTTAGACGCCTGGCGCTGGATTCCTTGATCTGCTCCACAAAGACTTTTGATGGTTTGAATGCCGGAATCTGGTGCTCCGGAATCTCAATGGCGATATTTTTCTTGATATTACGTCCGATTTTTGCTTTACGCGTTTTTACGATAAAACTGCCAAAACCGCGCACATACAGATTTTCACCGTCGGCCAGGGTGTCTTTTACTTCCTTAAAGAAGGCTTCCATAGCTACTAATACGTCTACTTTAGGCACCCCTGTTTTCTCAGAAATGGTGGTGATAATGTCTGCTTTTCTCATGGTTCATGTTTAATTGGATTACAAAAATGCAAAATTATTTCTAACTAACTTACTAATATACACGAAATTAGGGTTTTTTTAATATGGGACGTGTAAAGAAGCAGGTATTCATTAAATAATATTTTGATTTTAAAGGAAAATTAGTGGTTTTGCTGTTATTTATCTATCGGTTGGTGTCCAGAGGCTGACCGAAACAGTTTATATCATCTCGCCGTCGTTGGTTTATCACTGCCAACCCAAAAAGCAACAGTAAGCAAGATTATCTTTAGCCTTGTTTTTTAAATAGAGGTGCTAAACGAAACGGAGAATGGTTACAAATGCGAGATAAACATTAACAAACAGCGCACAAGTACGAAACTGCACAAAGCAGAGCTGCATACTTGCCCGAGTGGAAACATAAGGAGAACGGATTAAACGAAAATACTTATTTTGCATCTGAATGAAATCGTTCTCCCGGAAACTCTCAGAATGGTACGACCCAGACACCCGAAATCTGCCCTGGAAGAAGACAAAGGATGCCTACAAAATATGGCTGTCGGAAATCATCCTGCAGCAGACCCGCGTAGAACAGGGAAAACCCTATTATCTGGCATTTATCAAAAAATATCCGACCGTCAGAAAACTGGCATCTGCACCGCTGGACGAAGTACTGAAACTGTGGGAAGGGCTGGGCTATTATTCACGCGCCAGAAACCTGCACAGCGCAGCCCGTCAGATTGTGGATGAACACAACGGAAAGTTCCCTTCCGGCTATCAAGCCATCCTTGATTTGAAAGGCATAGGAAAATACACGGCGGCGGCCATCGCTTCGTTTGCCTACGGTCTGCCGCACGCGGTGGTGGACGGCAATGTATACAGGGTATTATCCAGGGTATTCGGCATTGAAACGACCATTGATACGACTCCGGGAAAACAGCAATTTGAAGCATTGGCGGACAAGCTGCTGGACAGGAAGAATCCTGCACTTCACAACCAGGCACTGATGGATTTCGGCGCACTGATATGCAAACCGCAGCAGCCATTGTGCGGGCAATGTCCGTTCAGTTCGGAATGCAGGGCATTGGCATCGGATGCCATCCGCCTGTTGCCTGTCAAATCCAAGAAACTGTTTAAAAAAGACCGGCATTTCCATTATTTCGTCCTCCACGACGCCAAAAACATATTCATCCGCCAAAGAACGGACCAGGACATCTGGAAAGGGCTGTTTGAGTTTCCGATGGAGGAAAGTGCAAAGCCCGCAGACCACAGCCCGCAGTTTCCATCTAATTCCGTATTAAAAAAATACGTCGGGCTATCGACCGTCGACCATCGGCCAACATTTACCTACCGTCAAACCCTCTCCCATCAACACATTAACGCTTATTTCTGTGAAATCAGGCTGAATAAGCTGCCAAAGCCGGATGAATCCTATCTCAGGATTGCCAAAAATCCATATTTGAGTACGCTTATCCAAAAAATTATCCGTTCTTATTTGGCAGATAGATTAAATTTTTTATCTTAGATTAACGAATATCATTGACAGACATCAAAATACGTATATTTGTAAACTAATTGTAAAACTATGAGTGTTAATAAAGTTATTCTAATTGGTCGACTGGGCAAAGACCCCGAAGTTAGAAAGATTAATGCGACGACCACAGTTTGTAATTTCCCATTAGCTACCAACGAATCCTACAAAAACCAGGATGGCACTTATACCGAACAGACGGAATGGCATAATATTGTCATGTGGCGCGGCGTGGCGGAACGGGCGGAACGCATATTAAAGAAAGGCTCCAATGTTTTTATTGAAGGTAAACTAAGAACCCGCTCCTGGGAAGACAAGGAGGGCAACAAACGATACACCACTGAAATTGTCGTTGAGAATTTTCAGTTGCTGGATAAGAAAGATCCATCATCCGCCCCTCCGGTGACAGGGACAGAACATAAGTCAGAGACAGATTCATCCACTACTCCCGGCTCGTTGACAGAACCGAGTTTTGATGATGATTTACCATTCTAAATGGGTTAAAGAAATTATAAAATATTGGACGACGGCATTCCCATACCTTTTTTACTGAATTTCCTGCTTACAGCTGCCTGGAGTGATATCTTCAACCCATTTGACGTTACATTGGTTTATGAGCTGATTGGAATATTTATCTTATTGGTATTTACCGCAATGATGTGCGCTGTTGAAGTCGCCATATTCTTATTTAAACACCATGAAATTCAGGAACTGGAAAGGAGCAACAATAACACTGATATCCTGATATTGGACTTTATAAAAAAACCCAGACGGTTTCTTGCAACTTTTGTTCTGACCACCACATTATTTACGCTCGCGGTTGTCTTAATGTTTGAAAACATATTAGAGATATTACTGAAACCGGAATTTGCAGAATCACACGAGACCCTTTTGTTTATTATTAAGATTTCATTTGAAACATTCATAATAGTTTTGTTTGCCGAAGTGATACCGAAGCTGTATGCAACACAAAACCATTATAAAGTTTCCAAATACACCATTCAAACTTTAAGCGCCTTCGATAAACTCTTTTCACCGATTATAAAGTCCCTGCTCTTCACTTCAAATTTTTTCGAAAAGAGACTGGAAGGTGTTAGAAATATTGTTACGGCTCAGGATATAGATGAAGCGATAGACATCACCAATTCCCAGGATAAGAATGACTCAGACCGGAACGATACCAAAATCCTGAAGAGTATCGTAAAATTCGGAAACATCGTAGTGACGCAAATTATGCGTTCCCGTATGGATGTGGTGGCAGTAGATAAAGACGCTACCTTCGAGGAATTGCTGAACACCGTCCGTGAGTCGGGCTACTCCCGTATTCCGGTAGTGGAAGACAACTTCGACAAAGTGGTGGGTATCATTTACGCCAAAGATTTACTGAAATATATTGATGCAGATAAGAATTTCCACTGGCAGCAGTTAA
This sequence is a window from Sphingobacteriales bacterium. Protein-coding genes within it:
- the rpsI gene encoding 30S ribosomal protein S9 — protein: MTRVCRYGSSAYRTKPGSFKIQIKYKIAKAINGLGRRKTAVDRVYLKSGKKRFIINGKEIKGIYRVKTAGRRGIEAFEHPGSASKFDITVNVKAAESKDGRKPSL
- a CDS encoding UMP kinase, whose amino-acid sequence is MNKPIKRVLLKLSGEALMGDQQYGIKADTLGLFADEIVEVIKAGYQVGVVIGGGNIFRGLQAGNIGIERSQGDYMGMLATIINGMALQGAIESRGIYTRLLSALNISQVCEPYIRRRAVRHLEKGRCIIMAAGTGNPYFTTDTAAALRANEIEADVILKGTSVDGIYSADPKKDPNATKYETISFDDVLIKNLRVMDQTAFALCKENHMPIIVFNIKERGNILRILQGEKIGTLVS
- a CDS encoding T9SS type A sorting domain-containing protein, with the protein product MKLNYGDKIVFKADYIDTTNNNSYNTTPFYFILSLADGKVERIKLPSGFTSNDYNPGTQYLKDIVFFNNASDELFILTERNNQCTDSSMGDIVIYKYQDILNNTVNKPLSSAQDITIYPNPANSAITIRFNGQQATENAFYVIYDLTGKNIASGKLNPAETAVNISNIPAGMYLLQINSDRMTETKSFKS
- the frr gene encoding ribosome recycling factor, with the translated sequence MEEEVQMILDETKDSMHKGLKHLEDELRKVRAGKASPDMLQGIMVEYYGMPTPINQVAGIKLLDARTLLVQPFERKIIGDVERAIFQSNIGITPQNDGENIRLSVPPMTEERRRDLVKQAKHHGEQTKIVIRNARKDGNEMIKGLVKDGLSEDIGKDAEETIQTLTNDHIAKVDKMLQLKEEEIMTI
- a CDS encoding tetratricopeptide repeat protein encodes the protein MQKGQIALGAGALILAAALYFGGKTTSKKENVTIPNAQSVSFEAYQKSRENALEAMNREKLGGLVSTLKVPENDTAARKKACIQLSEFWKEQHNPALAAYYIYQYAQIDQTKPAFENAGDALLSIYKSGSDSIISNNLITFALRSYEEAVRLDGSDVELKIKLADVYVQGSQEPMKGIGLLRRLSDSLPDNIPVLLALGRLSIQSGQYDKAKERLQKVLKLSPQNTEAMYFLAITEAQLGHTEEAIRMFEMCKELVGNKDFDKEIDEVVKNLKSKKV
- a CDS encoding integration host factor subunit beta; the encoded protein is MRKADIITTISEKTGVPKVDVLVAMEAFFKEVKDTLADGENLYVRGFGSFIVKTRKAKIGRNIKKNIAIEIPEHQIPAFKPSKVFVEQIKESSARRLKDSE
- the mutY gene encoding A/G-specific adenine glycosylase — translated: MKSFSRKLSEWYDPDTRNLPWKKTKDAYKIWLSEIILQQTRVEQGKPYYLAFIKKYPTVRKLASAPLDEVLKLWEGLGYYSRARNLHSAARQIVDEHNGKFPSGYQAILDLKGIGKYTAAAIASFAYGLPHAVVDGNVYRVLSRVFGIETTIDTTPGKQQFEALADKLLDRKNPALHNQALMDFGALICKPQQPLCGQCPFSSECRALASDAIRLLPVKSKKLFKKDRHFHYFVLHDAKNIFIRQRTDQDIWKGLFEFPMEESAKPADHSPQFPSNSVLKKYVGLSTVDHRPTFTYRQTLSHQHINAYFCEIRLNKLPKPDESYLRIAKNPYLSTLIQKIIRSYLADRLNFLS
- a CDS encoding single-stranded DNA-binding protein — its product is MSVNKVILIGRLGKDPEVRKINATTTVCNFPLATNESYKNQDGTYTEQTEWHNIVMWRGVAERAERILKKGSNVFIEGKLRTRSWEDKEGNKRYTTEIVVENFQLLDKKDPSSAPPVTGTEHKSETDSSTTPGSLTEPSFDDDLPF